The Herminiimonas arsenitoxidans genome window below encodes:
- a CDS encoding DciA family protein — MTMRPSSFIPFKQSTFPQKSAKGAAEFLRSHDKLAALLPAVTRMASLQKDCATALPAMFAHCAVLQFEANQLVLSTPNAALAARLKQQLPKLQDELLQRGWQVNAIRLKVQVAKSLIKSTASKQLVLPTQALSAFAELSESLDDAPRNKTLKAALTLMMQRHLNAK, encoded by the coding sequence ATGACGATGCGACCATCCTCATTTATCCCGTTCAAGCAAAGCACCTTTCCACAAAAATCAGCGAAAGGCGCTGCGGAATTCTTGCGTTCGCACGACAAGCTTGCTGCACTCTTGCCGGCGGTTACGCGCATGGCATCTTTACAGAAAGATTGTGCAACGGCGCTTCCTGCCATGTTTGCACACTGCGCTGTGCTGCAGTTTGAGGCGAATCAGCTGGTTCTGTCTACGCCCAATGCTGCACTGGCCGCAAGACTGAAACAACAGTTACCAAAACTGCAAGATGAACTACTACAGCGGGGATGGCAGGTTAACGCAATCCGCCTCAAAGTGCAAGTTGCCAAAAGCCTTATAAAATCAACAGCTTCCAAGCAATTAGTGCTGCCGACACAGGCACTTTCAGCATTCGCCGAACTCAGCGAATCGCTGGACGATGCACCACGGAACAAGACATTGAAGGCTGCACTCACCTTGATGATGCAACGTCATCTGAATGCAAAATGA
- the ftsZ gene encoding cell division protein FtsZ — MEIDMLENVAQGTVIKVVGVGGAGGNAVQHMINKGVNGVEFIVANTDAQALQLSKAHNIIQIGETGLGAGMKPAVGRQLAEETRPRIEDALRGAHMVFIAAGMGGGTGTGAAPIIAQIAKEQGALTVAVVSKPFSYEGKKCMDIADEGLEALGQHVDSLIIILNEKLEEIYEDDSMIEWLQHADDVLNNAVAGIAEIINVPGHINVDFNDVKTIMGEQGKAMMGTATAQGIDRARIAAEQAVASPLLDGIDLSGARGVLVNVTASRGLKGKEIKEVMATVRAFAAPDASIAQGIAYDDTMGDDIRVTVVATGLGRSRKGVQLVQTPMLRTGTHNEPMMANTGMMQGSAQPAASFDGLKAPAVWRRESASDTVRALEKNGMETYDIPAFLRKQAD; from the coding sequence ATGGAAATCGACATGCTCGAAAATGTGGCACAGGGAACCGTGATCAAAGTGGTGGGCGTTGGTGGTGCTGGTGGCAACGCTGTACAACACATGATCAATAAAGGCGTGAACGGCGTGGAATTCATCGTCGCCAACACCGATGCGCAAGCATTGCAATTATCGAAGGCACATAACATCATCCAAATCGGTGAAACCGGTTTGGGCGCTGGTATGAAGCCGGCGGTAGGTCGCCAATTGGCAGAAGAAACACGTCCACGTATCGAAGACGCATTGCGCGGCGCGCACATGGTCTTTATCGCAGCCGGCATGGGCGGCGGTACCGGTACCGGCGCTGCACCTATCATTGCGCAAATCGCAAAAGAACAGGGCGCGTTGACGGTGGCGGTAGTTTCGAAGCCATTCTCATACGAAGGCAAGAAGTGCATGGACATCGCCGACGAAGGTCTGGAAGCCTTGGGCCAGCACGTCGATTCCTTGATCATCATCCTGAACGAAAAACTGGAAGAGATCTACGAAGACGACAGCATGATCGAATGGCTGCAACACGCTGATGACGTATTGAACAATGCTGTTGCCGGTATTGCAGAAATCATCAACGTACCTGGCCATATCAACGTCGATTTCAATGACGTGAAAACGATCATGGGCGAACAAGGCAAGGCAATGATGGGTACCGCAACTGCACAAGGTATCGATCGTGCACGCATCGCTGCGGAACAAGCAGTTGCATCGCCATTGCTCGACGGCATCGATTTGTCCGGCGCGCGCGGCGTGTTGGTTAACGTCACTGCCAGCCGTGGCCTCAAAGGTAAAGAAATCAAGGAAGTCATGGCAACTGTGCGCGCTTTCGCCGCACCAGACGCATCGATCGCGCAAGGTATTGCGTACGACGATACGATGGGCGACGACATCCGCGTTACCGTGGTGGCGACTGGCTTGGGTCGTTCGCGTAAAGGTGTACAACTGGTGCAAACACCAATGTTGCGTACCGGCACACATAACGAACCGATGATGGCTAACACCGGCATGATGCAAGGTTCCGCACAGCCAGCAGCTTCGTTCGACGGTTTGAAAGCGCCAGCAGTATGGCGTCGTGAATCGGCGTCCGATACGGTACGTGCGCTGGAGAAAAATGGCATGGAAACTTACGATATTCCAGCGTTTTTGCGCAAACAAGCCGACTGA
- a CDS encoding peroxiredoxin, whose translation MTIKVGDQLPEARLAEYVDVATEGCSVGPSKVMVHEATKGKKIAIFAVPGAFTPTCSETHAPGYIKAADQFKAKGVDEIWCISVNDAFVMGAWGRDQKAVGKVRFIADGSGAFTKALGLEFDLTKGGLGVRSQRYSMLVEDGVVKQLNVEDSGHLEVSTAEKLLEQI comes from the coding sequence ATGACAATCAAAGTTGGTGATCAGCTGCCAGAAGCGCGGCTCGCAGAATACGTAGACGTAGCAACAGAAGGTTGCTCCGTTGGCCCAAGCAAAGTCATGGTGCACGAAGCAACCAAAGGCAAGAAAATCGCAATTTTCGCGGTTCCTGGCGCATTTACGCCAACTTGCTCCGAAACACACGCGCCAGGCTACATCAAGGCTGCTGACCAATTCAAAGCCAAAGGCGTTGATGAAATCTGGTGCATTTCGGTTAACGATGCATTCGTCATGGGCGCATGGGGCCGTGATCAAAAAGCAGTCGGCAAAGTACGTTTCATCGCTGACGGTAGCGGTGCATTCACCAAGGCTCTGGGTCTGGAATTCGATCTGACCAAAGGCGGCCTGGGCGTGCGTTCGCAACGTTACTCGATGCTGGTTGAAGACGGCGTCGTCAAACAATTGAACGTTGAAGACAGCGGTCATCTGGAAGTATCGACAGCAGAAAAACTGCTGGAGCAAATCTAA
- the ftsA gene encoding cell division protein FtsA, producing the protein MTKDAKNLIVGLDIGTSKVVAVVAEVMPNGRHEVIGLGQHESKGLKKGVVVNIEATVESIQRALEEAELMADCKIRNVYTGIAGSHIRSFNSSGMVAIKDKEVTATDVARVIETAKAVNIPTDQQLLHTVPQEFIVDNQEDVREPIGMSGIRLEVKVHIVTGAVSAVQNIVKCIRRCGLEVSDLILQPMASADAVLTADEKELGVVLIDIGGGTTDVAIFTEGAIRHTAVIPIAGDQITNDIAMAVRTPTAEAEEIKLRYGMAKQVLADPGETLEVPGLGDRGTRSLSRQALAAVIEPRIEELFSLVHQVVRESGYEEVLSSGIVLTGGTAMMPGMVELAEDIFLKPARLGTPEYNGQLADVVRSPRYATVLGLLLEAKKQYLRGHIVTRQDGSTVAIFRRMKEWFLGNF; encoded by the coding sequence ATGACAAAAGACGCAAAAAATCTGATCGTCGGTCTCGACATCGGCACCTCGAAAGTGGTGGCTGTAGTGGCAGAAGTAATGCCCAACGGTCGTCACGAAGTGATCGGTTTGGGACAGCATGAATCCAAGGGATTGAAAAAAGGCGTTGTCGTCAATATTGAGGCAACGGTCGAGTCCATCCAGCGCGCGCTGGAAGAAGCCGAGTTGATGGCGGACTGCAAGATACGCAATGTGTATACCGGCATCGCCGGCAGTCACATCCGTAGCTTCAATTCCAGCGGCATGGTGGCGATCAAGGATAAAGAAGTTACGGCAACCGATGTTGCACGCGTGATCGAAACCGCGAAAGCAGTCAACATCCCGACCGATCAGCAATTGCTGCACACCGTGCCGCAGGAATTCATTGTCGATAATCAGGAAGATGTGCGTGAACCAATCGGCATGAGCGGCATCCGACTCGAGGTGAAAGTTCACATCGTGACCGGCGCTGTTTCTGCAGTACAAAACATCGTGAAGTGCATCCGTCGTTGCGGGCTTGAAGTATCCGATCTGATTTTGCAACCGATGGCGTCTGCTGATGCTGTATTGACGGCGGATGAAAAAGAATTGGGTGTGGTGCTGATTGATATCGGTGGTGGCACGACAGATGTTGCGATCTTCACCGAAGGTGCGATCCGTCATACCGCAGTGATTCCGATTGCTGGCGACCAGATCACCAACGATATCGCGATGGCAGTGCGCACACCGACCGCAGAAGCGGAAGAAATCAAGCTGCGTTACGGCATGGCGAAACAGGTATTGGCCGATCCGGGCGAAACGCTGGAAGTGCCGGGCCTGGGCGATCGCGGTACGCGCTCTTTGTCGCGTCAAGCATTGGCTGCAGTGATTGAGCCACGTATCGAAGAATTGTTTTCGCTGGTGCATCAGGTGGTGCGCGAATCCGGTTACGAAGAAGTGCTGTCATCCGGCATCGTGTTAACCGGTGGTACCGCGATGATGCCGGGCATGGTGGAGTTGGCAGAAGATATTTTCTTGAAGCCTGCGCGTTTGGGTACGCCCGAATACAACGGTCAGTTGGCAGATGTAGTCCGTAGTCCGCGGTATGCAACGGTATTGGGTTTGTTGTTGGAAGCGAAAAAGCAGTATCTGCGTGGACACATCGTCACGCGTCAGGATGGATCGACGGTAGCAATTTTCCGTCGCATGAAGGAATGGTTTTTAGGTAATTTTTAA
- a CDS encoding D-alanine--D-alanine ligase translates to MNTTTQEMKKEFGKVGVLFGGRSAEREVSLMSGKGVLAALQSKGVDAHPFDPAERSLAELAAEKFDRVFIALHGAYGEDGTLQGALEQLGIPYTGPGVMASAIAMDKVMTKRVCLSHGVPTPRFAVLDTETTDAAQLQAVAQEFGLPLMLKAPHEGSTIGIAKVEAADGMQAGFDLCAKYDDVVLAEQFIRGRELTVPVIGNGRSARALPIVEIRAPQGNYDYEHKYFSNDTEYLCPAPLDEAFTKRVQALAVSAFNAVGCTGWSRVDFMVRASDNEPFLLEINTSPGMTSHSLVPMSAKVAGTDYEDLCVEILRLAKLGLKPAQHK, encoded by the coding sequence ATGAATACGACAACGCAGGAAATGAAAAAAGAATTTGGCAAGGTCGGCGTGCTGTTCGGCGGTCGCTCGGCTGAGCGCGAAGTATCGCTGATGTCGGGCAAAGGTGTGTTGGCGGCATTGCAAAGCAAAGGCGTTGATGCACATCCGTTTGATCCGGCTGAGCGCAGCCTGGCAGAACTGGCGGCAGAGAAGTTTGATCGCGTCTTCATTGCTTTGCACGGCGCTTATGGCGAAGACGGTACTTTGCAAGGCGCATTGGAGCAATTGGGTATTCCGTACACCGGCCCTGGCGTAATGGCATCGGCGATTGCGATGGACAAGGTCATGACCAAACGTGTCTGCCTGAGTCATGGTGTGCCGACGCCAAGATTTGCAGTACTGGATACCGAGACGACAGATGCCGCGCAGTTGCAGGCAGTGGCACAGGAATTCGGTTTGCCTTTGATGTTGAAGGCGCCACATGAAGGTTCGACTATCGGTATCGCCAAGGTGGAAGCAGCCGATGGCATGCAAGCCGGTTTTGATTTGTGCGCAAAGTATGACGATGTGGTGCTCGCTGAGCAGTTCATCCGCGGACGTGAATTGACGGTGCCAGTCATCGGTAATGGTCGCAGTGCGCGTGCCTTGCCTATCGTCGAAATACGTGCGCCGCAAGGAAACTACGATTACGAGCACAAGTACTTCAGCAACGACACCGAGTATCTGTGTCCTGCGCCTTTGGATGAAGCATTTACCAAACGTGTTCAGGCCTTGGCGGTTAGCGCATTCAATGCAGTAGGTTGCACTGGTTGGTCGCGTGTTGATTTCATGGTGCGTGCATCGGATAACGAGCCGTTCTTGCTGGAAATTAACACCTCGCCAGGTATGACCAGTCATTCGCTGGTGCCGATGTCGGCCAAGGTGGCGGGTACTGATTATGAAGATTTGTGTGTCGAGATTTTGCGTTTGGCAAAACTCGGTTTGAAACCAGCGCAACACAAGTAA
- a CDS encoding cell division protein FtsQ/DivIB: MWQDIRTLNATANALFGLVAVALISACLWWIAQRPYFTLKVIRVEGAEQAQLRHINPLTIRSAALSRIKGNFFTANLDTVRQAFESVPWVRKATVRRDWPNQLTVTLEEHTPLGTWGEDGRLLSTKGDVFTANLAEAEEDADLLAFNGPLGSEKEVVARLNDLNTWFAPMNVTAEGVSLSGRYAWTVKLSNGVTVELGREKSSTTLKERVDRLVGIYPQLLARLQDRIESIDMRYPNGLALKAQGLKVGSDSKKK, translated from the coding sequence ATGTGGCAAGACATCAGAACCTTGAACGCAACAGCCAATGCCTTATTCGGCCTGGTTGCGGTCGCCCTGATTTCTGCTTGCTTGTGGTGGATTGCGCAACGTCCGTACTTCACGCTGAAAGTGATACGGGTAGAAGGTGCCGAGCAGGCACAGTTGCGTCACATCAATCCATTGACGATACGTAGTGCAGCTCTGTCGCGCATCAAGGGTAATTTCTTCACCGCGAATCTGGATACGGTGCGTCAAGCGTTTGAATCGGTACCGTGGGTGCGTAAAGCAACAGTGCGTCGCGATTGGCCGAATCAGTTGACGGTCACGCTGGAAGAGCACACACCGCTCGGTACCTGGGGTGAAGACGGGCGTTTGCTGTCAACCAAGGGCGATGTGTTCACCGCCAATCTGGCTGAAGCGGAAGAAGATGCGGATCTGCTGGCGTTCAATGGACCGCTAGGTAGTGAAAAAGAAGTTGTCGCCAGATTGAATGATTTGAATACATGGTTTGCGCCGATGAATGTAACGGCTGAAGGTGTGTCTTTGTCTGGACGTTACGCGTGGACTGTGAAGTTGAGCAATGGCGTGACAGTGGAGTTGGGTAGGGAGAAAAGCAGCACCACTTTGAAGGAACGTGTAGATCGATTGGTGGGGATTTATCCGCAATTGCTCGCACGCTTGCAGGACAGAATTGAAAGTATTGATATGCGTTATCCGAACGGACTGGCTCTGAAGGCACAGGGCTTGAAAGTCGGATCGGACAGTAAAAAAAAGTAA
- the lpxC gene encoding UDP-3-O-acyl-N-acetylglucosamine deacetylase, which translates to MLKQRTIKQVVKSVGVGLHSGTKVELTLHPAPADAGIVFRRVDLDPVVELPAQATMVGDTRMASTLQIGDAKVSTVEHLMSACAGLGIDNLYVDLTAEEVPIMDGSASSFVFLLQQAGLEEQEAPKKFIRIKKTVEVRQGSGDREIWARLEPYEGFKLKFFIQFNHPAVDGTGQTAEIDFSFESYVKDVARARTFGFMQDMETLRGMGLIRGGSLENAIVMDEYRILNTDGLRYDNEFVRHKILDAIGDLYLVGHPLIASYNAHKSGHMLNNLLVRALLEQPDAYEIVTFEKVESAPKDYARQASLEWALS; encoded by the coding sequence ATGTTAAAACAACGCACCATCAAACAAGTAGTCAAGTCCGTTGGCGTCGGTCTTCATTCCGGCACCAAGGTTGAACTGACTCTTCATCCCGCACCTGCTGATGCGGGTATCGTATTCCGTCGTGTCGATCTGGATCCTGTCGTTGAATTGCCTGCTCAGGCGACGATGGTCGGCGACACGCGCATGGCATCGACCCTGCAAATAGGCGATGCCAAGGTTTCTACCGTAGAGCATTTAATGTCGGCTTGCGCCGGTTTGGGCATCGATAATCTGTATGTCGACCTGACGGCGGAAGAAGTGCCGATTATGGACGGTTCCGCATCGTCCTTTGTTTTCTTGTTGCAGCAAGCTGGCTTGGAAGAGCAGGAAGCACCGAAGAAATTTATCCGCATCAAGAAAACGGTAGAAGTACGTCAAGGCAGCGGCGACCGTGAAATCTGGGCACGCCTGGAGCCGTATGAAGGCTTCAAGCTCAAGTTCTTCATCCAGTTTAATCATCCGGCAGTCGATGGCACTGGTCAGACTGCCGAAATCGATTTCAGCTTTGAATCCTATGTGAAGGATGTCGCGCGCGCGCGTACCTTCGGTTTCATGCAGGATATGGAAACCTTGCGCGGTATGGGCCTGATCCGTGGCGGCTCACTGGAAAATGCGATCGTGATGGATGAGTATCGCATCCTGAATACCGACGGTTTGCGCTATGACAATGAGTTTGTGCGGCACAAGATACTGGATGCGATTGGCGATCTGTATCTGGTCGGTCATCCATTGATCGCCAGCTACAACGCGCACAAATCTGGTCACATGCTGAACAATCTGCTGGTTCGGGCTTTGCTGGAACAGCCGGATGCGTATGAAATTGTTACGTTCGAAAAAGTCGAGTCCGCTCCCAAGGACTACGCTCGTCAAGCCAGTTTGGAGTGGGCGCTGAGTTAA